The proteins below come from a single Chryseobacterium bernardetii genomic window:
- a CDS encoding T9SS type A sorting domain-containing protein produces the protein MKRILLMCMTALSIGASAQIIVNEGFEGMTSLPAGWTSSALPSTATQSPTISMWSGGTACAGSNMVYRNLYNSVTSQSLIYSSTTSNGLALNYSFQYAAKGFSTTGAIKGNFTAEYSIDGGANWNTLVAPVNLDSPNSSPIPCTTLSGTIPAGAIPVGADFKFRIVSNYSSPSDFYIGFDEIKLLQPATTLPGCATLTVPATGATAVSRTPTLKWNAASSASEYLLSIGTTPGGTDIMNNVNVGGALSYTVPAASALNYSKTYYAKVTPTNNIGNNTTCEESSFTTLNIGCPSVSAPSSAAVGVSVLPTISWSSISGATGYRISMGTTAGGTDILNNVDVGNVTSYALTTQLLFNTKYYYTVNSYSPTSVSSGCTERNFTTALLCPSVSAPSSSATGVSVLPTISWTAITGATGYRITMGTTAGGSDIMNNVDVGNVATYTLTTPLAFNTKYYYKVIAYSGSTEGTTCTERNFTTAALCPSVSAPSSSATGVSILPTITWGAITGVTGYRITMGTTAGGNDIMDNVDVGNVTTYTLTTPLSFATKYYYKVIAYSGSTVGTACTERNFTTSTLCPSISSPSSGATGVSLAPTITWGAITGVTGYRISMGTTSGGTDILNNVDVGNVTSYTVSTPLAFTTKYYYTVTAYSGALTGTSCTVNNFTTQGVCPVVTYPAAAATLQSVTPTIKWNAMPTAAYYTLTIGTTAGGSDIMNNVNIGNVTSYTVATPLTLGTKYYYKVNTDTSTACTERTLTVNSNPAPANDNCSGALVATSFPYTYSQTDGAGSTNGTGFITACSSGSNDGMWFKFTGNGSEITVAAKNTTSWDHKVSVYTGSCGALTCVGTKDSELSSVGSIETLTFNSVAGAVYYVNVAYYSSSEDLTEGNFDLSITSSTLSTSEIVAEKIKEIKVYPNPFTDILNISEISKVQSVSVVDLAGRVVKTIGKPSSELHLADLKQGMYLIVLHMKDGSRQVVKSIKK, from the coding sequence ATGAAAAGAATTCTACTGATGTGTATGACGGCTCTTAGTATAGGAGCGTCAGCGCAAATTATCGTTAATGAAGGATTCGAGGGCATGACTTCTTTGCCTGCGGGATGGACCTCATCTGCATTGCCTTCAACTGCCACACAGTCACCTACAATTTCAATGTGGTCAGGTGGGACGGCCTGCGCAGGGTCTAATATGGTTTACAGAAACCTTTATAACAGTGTAACTTCTCAAAGCCTGATTTACTCTTCTACTACTTCAAATGGCCTGGCTTTGAATTATTCATTCCAATACGCGGCCAAAGGCTTTTCAACAACAGGAGCTATTAAAGGAAACTTTACGGCAGAATATTCTATAGATGGTGGAGCTAACTGGAATACATTGGTGGCTCCAGTTAATCTTGACAGTCCAAATTCTTCTCCGATTCCTTGTACAACTCTTTCCGGGACTATTCCGGCAGGGGCTATTCCTGTAGGGGCGGATTTTAAATTCAGGATTGTTTCAAACTACAGCTCGCCTTCCGATTTTTATATAGGATTTGATGAAATTAAGCTGCTACAGCCTGCAACAACACTTCCCGGATGTGCTACATTAACAGTGCCTGCAACAGGAGCAACTGCTGTATCCAGAACTCCAACGCTTAAATGGAATGCCGCATCTTCCGCTTCCGAATATCTGTTGAGTATAGGAACAACCCCTGGAGGTACAGACATAATGAATAATGTAAATGTGGGAGGTGCTCTCAGTTATACTGTTCCGGCAGCAAGTGCACTTAATTATTCAAAAACTTACTATGCTAAAGTAACTCCAACCAATAATATTGGAAATAATACGACATGTGAGGAAAGTTCTTTCACTACTCTGAACATTGGTTGCCCGTCGGTAAGTGCACCGAGTTCAGCAGCAGTTGGAGTTTCGGTTCTTCCTACCATTAGTTGGTCTTCAATTTCTGGTGCTACAGGATATAGAATATCCATGGGGACTACCGCGGGCGGAACAGATATCTTGAACAATGTAGATGTAGGAAATGTGACGAGTTATGCTCTTACAACACAATTGTTGTTCAATACAAAATATTATTATACCGTTAATTCTTACAGTCCTACTTCTGTAAGTTCAGGTTGTACGGAGAGGAATTTTACTACGGCACTTCTTTGTCCATCAGTAAGTGCTCCAAGTTCATCAGCAACTGGAGTATCAGTGCTTCCTACTATCAGCTGGACAGCAATAACCGGAGCTACAGGATATAGAATTACTATGGGAACTACCGCTGGCGGAAGTGATATTATGAATAATGTGGATGTTGGAAATGTTGCTACTTATACACTTACAACACCTTTAGCATTTAATACCAAATATTATTATAAGGTAATAGCTTATTCAGGAAGTACAGAGGGAACAACCTGTACTGAAAGGAATTTTACAACAGCTGCTTTATGCCCGTCTGTTTCAGCGCCAAGTTCATCAGCAACCGGAGTTTCAATATTGCCTACCATTACATGGGGAGCAATAACCGGAGTTACCGGATATAGAATTACTATGGGTACTACTGCTGGTGGAAATGATATTATGGATAATGTGGATGTAGGAAATGTAACAACTTATACATTAACTACACCTTTGTCATTTGCTACTAAGTACTATTATAAAGTGATTGCCTATTCGGGAAGTACAGTAGGAACAGCCTGTACAGAAAGAAATTTTACAACAAGTACTTTATGTCCTTCAATTTCATCACCGAGTTCAGGCGCAACTGGAGTATCTCTAGCCCCTACTATTACATGGGGAGCAATTACAGGAGTTACCGGATATAGAATATCCATGGGAACTACTTCAGGAGGAACTGATATCTTAAATAATGTTGATGTGGGGAATGTTACTTCATATACTGTTTCTACTCCTTTAGCATTTACAACGAAATATTATTATACAGTAACAGCGTATAGCGGAGCACTTACAGGAACTAGTTGTACTGTAAATAACTTTACTACTCAAGGAGTATGTCCGGTTGTAACATATCCTGCAGCTGCTGCAACACTTCAGTCGGTAACACCTACAATAAAATGGAATGCAATGCCGACAGCTGCTTATTATACCCTAACTATTGGGACAACGGCTGGCGGATCTGATATTATGAATAATGTTAATATTGGAAATGTTACTTCATATACCGTTGCAACTCCATTAACATTAGGAACTAAATATTATTATAAAGTAAATACCGATACCTCAACAGCTTGTACTGAAAGGACACTTACAGTGAATTCAAACCCGGCACCAGCTAATGATAACTGTTCAGGAGCATTGGTTGCAACATCTTTTCCATATACCTATTCGCAGACTGATGGAGCAGGTTCTACCAATGGAACCGGTTTTATTACAGCATGTTCTTCTGGAAGTAATGATGGAATGTGGTTTAAATTTACCGGAAACGGTAGCGAGATTACTGTAGCTGCTAAGAATACTACAAGTTGGGATCATAAAGTTTCTGTATACACTGGAAGCTGTGGTGCTCTTACCTGTGTAGGAACTAAAGATTCAGAACTTTCAAGTGTTGGTAGTATTGAAACACTTACCTTTAATTCTGTTGCGGGTGCTGTATATTATGTAAATGTTGCATATTATTCTTCATCAGAAGACCTAACAGAAGGAAATTTTGACCTGAGTATTACAAGCAGCACATTATCTACATCTGAAATAGTTGCTGAGAAAATAAAAGAAATCAAAGTGTATCCTAATCCATTTACTGATATCCTGAACATTTCTGAAATTTCCAAAGTACAGTCTGTTTCTGTTGTAGATCTTGCGGGAAGAGTGGTAAAAACTATTGGAAAGCCATCTTCTGAGCTTCATTTGGCAGACCT